GGCAAAGACGTGAAGAACCTGTCTATTTTGTTGAATTAACCGGCTTGAACCGCGTCGCCACGAACACGCACGCGAACACCAGGAGGACCCAGGGCCAAAGCGGTGCCAGGAACAGGATCACCGTTTCGGCTGCTATCCAGCCTTCACCCAGTTTGTTCCACAGGTGTTGGCCGAACGTCGGAGGCGCGATGGGCGGCAGCATTTGGTAGGCCTTGAGGTGCACCGTGCTGAAGGCCAGGTGGCGGCGGACTTGGCCGAGGTCCTGGGGGGCCGCCGCCTTGCCCGGGGCGGTGTAATAGGTATCGCTCATATCGCTGACGCTGGCGGTTTCGTCCTCCAGTTCACCAAGGGTTTCCAGCGAATCCTTAAAGGATTCGAAGCGGTCTGTCGGGACCTTAGCCGTCAGGCTAAGTTGTATCCGGTCCCCCTCTTGTGTCTGGGACCAGTCTGCGTAATAGCCGCCGTCGGCGTCCAGCAGGTCGCGGAGGCTGCGGGTGGTGACGCCCAGGTCTTTTACGGAGAGGTCCAGGGTAGCTTCCTTGAGGAGCATCAGGCCCTGGGGCGTGATAACACCGGGGATGGGTGGGACGCCGGCCGGCGCGGGCGCTGCTGTGTCCGCTGCCGCGTTTTTTTCGCCGGCAGCATCGATCGTACTCCTATTATTGCATGAAGCAACGGTAAGGGCAAGCAAAGCCATCCCCGCCAGCGGCAGGCTGTATTTTTTTTCCATAACAATTAAGTGGATTTACCAATAATACCCGTGACCGGGAAAAGGTAACCCGATGGAAATGTTAAAACAGGGGGCTGTCAGAATTGGTAGATCACCGCATTGATGTTCATCCCCGCGCCGACGGAGGCCATGACGACCTTGTCTCCCTTGTTGAGATCGTGGCCTTTCAAACGGCCTTTCTGGATAAGGTCGAGCAGG
This region of Dinghuibacter silviterrae genomic DNA includes:
- a CDS encoding DUF4349 domain-containing protein is translated as MEKKYSLPLAGMALLALTVASCNNRSTIDAAGEKNAAADTAAPAPAGVPPIPGVITPQGLMLLKEATLDLSVKDLGVTTRSLRDLLDADGGYYADWSQTQEGDRIQLSLTAKVPTDRFESFKDSLETLGELEDETASVSDMSDTYYTAPGKAAAPQDLGQVRRHLAFSTVHLKAYQMLPPIAPPTFGQHLWNKLGEGWIAAETVILFLAPLWPWVLLVFACVFVATRFKPVNSTK